Proteins from one Leptonema illini DSM 21528 genomic window:
- a CDS encoding sensor domain-containing protein: protein MDHLRATNVDPRLLQAVLDDTDDIVVITDSSGSIQYVNRSFEKITGYAVEEVRGRTPSILRSRYHDSDYYSNLWQTISIGQTYHGEVINRKKDGTFYFEEKIITPIIDAEGQVTHFVSTGRDVTWRRKAERLLRMRFEISELLLGTWSPDGLLPVLHAIGRHMGACIVEYWAKKPDEYERTHRWSVDDVDANMIAAKTPAGRGFVAVVEHRRRSTFFTNLQNNPLFSWVLPDSRPFEAALACPVMASGRGLDGIILVYKAAPEAQDAETLAALTDVGSQLGEYFRRRQAETMLTDMAYYDTLTGLPNRNLFYDRLRTALRHAQREQTSLAVLFIDLDRFKLINDTFGHRAGDELIHEAASRLRQALRPEDTVSRLGGDEFLILVENFENISDIQVVCQRIVQAFEAPFPVEEVEVFLQASIGVSCYPADAKDPPDLIRQADQAMYRAKQMEGSAFALFNYELDREVIYSLEIQALLQTEIQNRFVNMQVHYQPQVDPLSRRVLGMEALLRWNHPERGWISPSRFIPSAEKAGMIQRLTEFVFERVSEDLRATGSAIPEVSVNVSGKLLHNPAFLEFIRERVEARKIDPSRIVLEITETAAVQFFEESCRKLQALKEMGFRIALDDFGTGHSSLNYLMQLPVDMIKIDRSFIGRIGENRKSREIVRLALDIASTLELETVAEGVETTEQMNFLIENGCRSVQGYLTGQPAPLGELVV, encoded by the coding sequence ATGGATCATCTTCGCGCAACCAACGTCGACCCGAGGCTTCTGCAAGCTGTGCTTGACGACACCGACGATATCGTCGTCATCACAGATTCTTCGGGCAGTATCCAGTATGTGAATCGATCTTTTGAAAAGATTACGGGCTACGCAGTCGAAGAGGTAAGGGGACGGACTCCGTCCATTCTGCGTTCACGTTACCATGATTCCGACTACTATTCAAATTTGTGGCAAACCATTTCGATAGGTCAGACGTATCATGGAGAGGTTATCAACCGAAAGAAAGACGGCACCTTCTACTTTGAAGAAAAGATCATCACGCCCATCATCGACGCAGAAGGACAGGTAACGCATTTCGTATCGACCGGACGCGATGTTACCTGGCGCCGCAAGGCGGAACGTTTGCTACGTATGCGCTTTGAGATTTCGGAGCTTCTTCTTGGTACATGGTCGCCGGATGGGCTTCTGCCCGTATTGCATGCGATCGGCAGGCACATGGGCGCCTGCATCGTCGAATACTGGGCTAAGAAGCCCGACGAGTATGAGAGAACGCATCGGTGGTCCGTCGACGACGTAGATGCAAATATGATAGCTGCGAAGACGCCGGCAGGCCGTGGATTTGTCGCCGTGGTCGAGCATCGCCGTCGTAGCACGTTTTTCACGAACCTGCAGAATAACCCGCTTTTTTCGTGGGTTCTTCCCGATAGTCGACCGTTTGAAGCAGCTCTTGCCTGCCCGGTCATGGCCTCGGGACGCGGTCTGGACGGCATCATCCTCGTGTATAAAGCGGCGCCCGAAGCGCAGGATGCGGAAACCCTGGCTGCTTTAACCGATGTCGGTTCTCAGCTTGGCGAATATTTCAGACGCCGACAGGCCGAGACCATGCTTACCGATATGGCCTATTATGATACGTTAACCGGCCTGCCGAACCGGAACCTTTTCTATGATCGTCTGCGAACGGCCCTGCGTCATGCGCAGCGGGAGCAGACGTCGCTGGCCGTGCTTTTTATCGATCTCGACCGATTCAAGCTGATCAACGATACCTTCGGTCATCGGGCAGGCGACGAGCTCATCCACGAAGCAGCCTCTCGATTGCGGCAGGCGCTGCGTCCCGAAGATACGGTCTCAAGGCTTGGCGGCGATGAGTTCCTGATACTTGTAGAAAACTTCGAGAATATATCGGATATTCAGGTCGTCTGTCAGCGCATCGTCCAGGCCTTTGAGGCGCCGTTCCCCGTTGAGGAAGTCGAGGTCTTCTTGCAGGCAAGTATCGGCGTCAGCTGCTATCCGGCCGACGCGAAAGATCCTCCGGACCTGATACGTCAGGCCGATCAGGCGATGTACAGAGCGAAGCAGATGGAAGGGTCGGCCTTCGCCCTCTTTAACTACGAGCTGGACCGTGAGGTAATATATTCTCTTGAAATCCAGGCCCTTCTACAGACCGAGATACAGAATCGTTTCGTAAATATGCAGGTTCACTATCAGCCGCAGGTCGATCCGCTCTCGCGCAGGGTGCTTGGTATGGAGGCGCTTCTGCGATGGAATCACCCGGAGCGCGGATGGATCTCTCCCTCTCGCTTTATTCCATCTGCTGAAAAGGCAGGCATGATTCAGCGGCTAACGGAGTTTGTTTTTGAACGCGTCAGCGAAGATCTACGGGCGACCGGTAGCGCGATTCCGGAGGTCTCTGTCAACGTTTCGGGCAAGCTTCTGCATAACCCCGCCTTTCTTGAGTTTATCAGAGAACGCGTCGAGGCGCGCAAGATCGACCCAAGCCGCATCGTGCTTGAGATCACCGAAACGGCAGCCGTTCAGTTCTTTGAAGAGTCCTGTCGCAAGCTGCAGGCTCTGAAAGAGATGGGATTCCGCATCGCCCTCGATGATTTTGGCACCGGGCACTCCTCTCTCAACTATCTCATGCAACTGCCCGTCGACATGATCAAGATCGACCGCAGTTTCATCGGACGTATCGGCGAGAATCGCAAATCACGAGAGATCGTGCGTCTGGCGCTTGACATCGCCTCCACGCTGGAACTTGAAACGGTCGCCGAAGGCGTTGAGACGACGGAGCAGATGAACTTCCTGATCGAAAACGGATGCCGTAGCGTGCAGGGTTACCTCACAGGCCAGCCGGCTCCGCTTGGCGAGCTTGTTGTGTAG
- a CDS encoding enoyl-CoA hydratase/isomerase family protein — protein sequence MSDPIRLQYDGRIANLIMDGDDKNTIDDRFLTSFRNAMNEVEKSEARVMVIRSAKEGFFSNGFNPDVFLGAPKDKIRASFKALLVMGADQFFFPLPTISLITGYAAGGGAFIAAYSDFRFMSMKKARIGFTEVNLAMTVPSSGLEILSRKIGYQNVLQTVLTGNLFKAEECLRYNIVDEICEDDETTVKKAEAMAKKIAGLPRTSLLSLKKNAAHWIPRDHFERLIEQDLDEIEKLMVLPECQGAFAALKAGKRPKFD from the coding sequence ATGTCCGATCCAATCCGACTGCAATACGACGGACGTATTGCAAACCTCATCATGGACGGCGACGACAAGAATACGATCGACGATCGCTTTCTTACCTCGTTTCGCAATGCCATGAACGAGGTCGAAAAATCCGAGGCTCGTGTGATGGTCATCCGCTCCGCAAAAGAGGGATTCTTCTCAAACGGCTTCAATCCTGACGTTTTTCTTGGAGCTCCAAAAGATAAGATCAGAGCAAGCTTCAAGGCCCTTCTTGTTATGGGCGCCGATCAGTTCTTTTTTCCGCTTCCGACGATTTCGCTCATTACCGGATACGCAGCCGGAGGAGGCGCCTTCATCGCCGCCTACAGCGATTTTCGATTCATGAGCATGAAGAAGGCTCGGATCGGTTTTACGGAAGTGAATCTCGCTATGACGGTTCCGTCTTCGGGCCTTGAGATCCTCTCCCGCAAAATCGGCTACCAGAACGTTCTTCAAACCGTGCTTACGGGTAACCTTTTCAAGGCCGAGGAATGCCTGCGCTACAACATCGTCGACGAGATCTGCGAGGACGACGAGACGACGGTTAAGAAGGCCGAGGCGATGGCGAAAAAGATCGCCGGGCTTCCGCGCACGTCGTTGCTTTCTCTCAAGAAGAACGCCGCTCACTGGATTCCACGGGATCACTTCGAGCGACTGATCGAGCAGGATCTGGACGAGATCGAGAAGCTGATGGTGCTGCCGGAATGCCAGGGAGCCTTTGCCGCCCTGAAGGCAGGCAAGCGTCCGAAGTTCGACTGA
- a CDS encoding BamA/OMP85 family outer membrane protein — MKSYLKNLLSLRFATATFLTASMLVMVFLPVHSERKNFVGKKISKIDLYGLVSVSEDRVYDALPFRRGDVLKEDALNEAVKNLFATGDFEDVEIRAKLLSDGTVLLSVILDELPRIKEIIFVGEQELYEADLKTVLPFKEGDVFHEQQALDGIELLKEKYRDEGFLLAELWVRSEELSPGEITITYLVDEGQNIPITRINITGTKKISPVELLDILEQKEEGFLEDGIFRESKFEEDKFKILAYAKTLGYVNAEIDPAGTGYEIRWRNPKKPEDGRVVVVTYRLIEGDIRYFGGYSLEHDPAGINEEFNPKERKKKGREHMNPVFTADQLISFLEFEPSDAGQVFDEGKYFRDRNTLQQAYSTHGYVFAQIQPYYTNIPLTEENLNKYEACQSIKNPTTDDSRQCADIGKSIDIGRLRELLKDDPKMRGRILRHVHFVVRENNLAYIENIIVKGMKKTQENVIRRELLIKEGQLFNSALVERSREKVFNLGYFKEVNLDMRPGSDDKKMNLVISVIEQPTGTITLGGTYGTASGFSVYTELGENNLFGTGQRLSGKLQYGPTTRQISTTWIEPWIYESCDGITGRYWYNKQRGFDEAPGLLELNVLTDSLRSENESLGKVVKSIIDEETASLGKNAKTAPVIVLDRIKMRIRTLMRSRIEREEECYRGFPSPWALSLSAVYSSYRIPTTALTVSNDSNDMFEGASYDINAMGLGVGVSHSFLVNWAHYHRYSPSWSVASRPTSLANDEVIRRANLGWQFKSSFTNGLIFDSRDNVFNPTSGFNLDLSVEMAGQMLGGQDHFNRYKITGSHYFWPIDYSFYGLFKSRNLKRWRVVVESRVSATFTHETAPFGKNQDKTINPFLEAGDRLYLGGYESLRGYEYRNDPNFPAPWWQFGGSNHLVIGSLELRLPIEPSTLWWTFFVDAGSGFVNLGELTGNNLEYVQQYDDAVSKDAEGRPPLEVWFRQTHNLVNYNKYPYDNYYDWNDPRRAVLTQRNLSLDRMLWSWGFGLRVQIPVLPIRLFMAQKMAYNNGRWAPIPGDSKFNFVFGIGDYRF; from the coding sequence TTGAAATCCTACCTGAAAAATCTTCTTTCACTGCGCTTTGCAACGGCTACTTTCCTGACGGCTTCGATGCTGGTCATGGTTTTTCTGCCTGTTCATTCCGAGCGCAAAAACTTCGTCGGAAAAAAGATCTCGAAGATCGATCTTTACGGCCTTGTCTCCGTTTCCGAGGATCGCGTGTATGATGCCCTGCCGTTCCGTCGCGGCGATGTATTAAAAGAGGACGCTCTGAATGAGGCGGTGAAGAACCTCTTCGCAACGGGCGATTTTGAGGACGTTGAGATTCGGGCCAAACTGCTGTCCGATGGAACAGTACTGCTTTCCGTAATCCTTGATGAACTTCCCCGAATTAAAGAGATCATTTTTGTCGGCGAACAGGAGCTGTATGAGGCCGATCTGAAGACGGTATTGCCTTTCAAAGAAGGCGATGTCTTCCATGAACAACAGGCCCTTGACGGTATCGAACTGCTTAAAGAAAAGTATCGAGACGAAGGCTTTCTGCTGGCCGAGCTGTGGGTGCGTTCCGAGGAGCTATCTCCTGGCGAGATAACGATTACCTATCTGGTCGACGAAGGTCAGAACATCCCCATCACGCGAATCAACATCACCGGCACCAAAAAGATCAGTCCGGTTGAGCTACTCGATATTCTGGAGCAGAAAGAAGAAGGTTTTCTCGAAGACGGCATCTTTCGCGAATCGAAATTTGAGGAAGACAAATTCAAGATCCTCGCCTATGCGAAAACGCTCGGCTACGTAAACGCCGAGATCGATCCGGCAGGAACGGGCTATGAGATTCGCTGGCGCAATCCGAAGAAACCTGAAGATGGTCGGGTTGTCGTCGTAACCTACAGACTGATTGAAGGCGACATTCGCTATTTCGGCGGTTACTCTCTCGAGCATGATCCGGCGGGTATCAACGAAGAGTTCAATCCGAAGGAGCGTAAGAAGAAGGGGCGGGAGCATATGAATCCCGTATTCACCGCCGATCAGCTTATCAGCTTTCTCGAATTCGAACCTTCCGATGCCGGCCAGGTTTTCGATGAAGGGAAATATTTCCGTGATCGTAATACTTTGCAGCAGGCCTATTCTACGCATGGCTATGTTTTTGCGCAGATACAGCCCTATTACACGAACATTCCGCTCACCGAAGAAAACCTGAATAAATATGAAGCCTGCCAGTCGATTAAGAATCCGACGACTGACGATAGCCGTCAGTGCGCTGACATCGGCAAGAGCATCGATATCGGTCGCCTGCGTGAACTTCTGAAAGATGATCCCAAGATGCGCGGGCGTATTCTGCGTCATGTGCACTTTGTTGTGCGTGAGAATAATCTTGCCTATATCGAAAATATCATCGTCAAAGGCATGAAGAAGACGCAGGAAAACGTCATCCGTCGCGAGCTTCTGATCAAAGAAGGACAGCTTTTCAATTCGGCGCTTGTCGAACGCAGCCGTGAAAAAGTCTTTAACCTCGGCTACTTTAAAGAGGTTAACCTCGATATGCGTCCGGGTTCAGACGACAAGAAGATGAACCTGGTTATCTCTGTCATCGAACAGCCGACGGGAACGATTACCCTGGGCGGAACCTACGGGACGGCGTCCGGATTCTCGGTGTATACCGAACTTGGCGAAAACAACCTGTTTGGTACGGGCCAGCGTCTATCGGGTAAGCTACAGTACGGTCCGACGACGAGGCAGATCAGCACGACGTGGATCGAGCCCTGGATCTACGAATCCTGCGACGGTATTACAGGACGTTATTGGTATAATAAACAGCGTGGATTCGATGAGGCTCCAGGTCTGCTTGAGTTGAATGTTTTAACCGATAGCCTGCGCAGTGAAAACGAGAGCCTTGGCAAGGTCGTGAAAAGCATCATCGACGAAGAGACGGCATCGCTTGGAAAGAACGCGAAAACAGCGCCGGTCATCGTTCTCGACCGCATCAAGATGCGAATTCGTACGCTGATGCGCTCCCGCATCGAGCGTGAAGAAGAGTGTTATCGCGGTTTCCCGTCTCCGTGGGCGTTGAGTCTTTCTGCGGTTTACAGCTCTTACCGCATACCGACCACGGCGCTTACCGTTTCCAACGATTCAAACGATATGTTTGAAGGCGCCAGTTACGACATCAATGCGATGGGACTCGGAGTCGGCGTATCACATAGTTTTCTTGTAAACTGGGCGCACTATCATCGCTACAGTCCGTCCTGGTCTGTGGCCTCTCGCCCCACCTCGCTTGCAAACGACGAAGTGATCCGTCGCGCCAACCTTGGATGGCAGTTCAAGTCGAGCTTTACGAACGGACTGATATTTGATTCCCGCGATAACGTCTTTAATCCTACTTCGGGCTTTAACCTTGACCTTTCGGTCGAGATGGCAGGTCAGATGCTCGGCGGGCAGGACCACTTCAACCGTTACAAGATTACGGGTTCCCATTACTTCTGGCCTATCGACTATTCCTTCTATGGCCTGTTTAAATCCCGTAACCTGAAAAGATGGCGCGTTGTTGTAGAATCCCGTGTTTCGGCGACCTTCACGCATGAGACAGCCCCTTTTGGTAAGAATCAGGATAAGACGATCAACCCCTTCCTTGAAGCGGGAGACCGATTGTATCTCGGTGGCTATGAATCGCTGCGGGGGTATGAATACCGCAATGACCCGAATTTTCCGGCTCCCTGGTGGCAGTTCGGCGGATCCAACCATCTCGTGATCGGATCGCTTGAGCTGCGTCTTCCCATCGAGCCCAGTACCCTCTGGTGGACCTTTTTCGTTGACGCCGGTTCAGGATTCGTCAATCTCGGGGAGCTGACAGGCAATAACCTTGAATACGTCCAGCAGTATGACGATGCCGTCAGCAAGGATGCCGAAGGTCGACCGCCTCTTGAGGTTTGGTTCAGGCAGACTCACAACCTCGTGAACTACAATAAGTATCCATACGACAACTATTATGATTGGAACGACCCGAGACGGGCCGTGCTGACGCAGCGCAACCTATCGCTCGATCGAATGCTCTGGTCGTGGGGATTCGGTCTGCGCGTCCAGATTCCCGTTCTGCCGATTCGTCTGTTTATGGCTCAGAAGATGGCCTACAATAATGGTCGGTGGGCGCCTATTCCCGGCGATAGCAAATTCAATTTCGTTTTTGGAATCGGGGACTATCGATTCTGA
- the cyoE gene encoding heme o synthase, whose protein sequence is MSMIRIPEIKALYQLFKPGLALSIVLTVLPALFSSTVMPDIGTILGAIIGTLLSAMAAFGYNQIVEQHRDAKMERTRHRILVTGQANPYTVYIVSSSLLGGGLLILGMYAGPLAMVFSLLSFLIYVFVYTIWLKPRSTTNTLIGGISGAVGPLIGESAAKGYVTEYGWLLFLFLFLWQPPHFWALACYRKDDYARGGFAMLPVVRGVRYTSIQMVLYQLMFTALMIASFYPLGYTDLPFALTAVPFSVFVLVYMIRFVRSQDMKHARTAFFLTIFHNLIWHAALTFEQLYRHLS, encoded by the coding sequence ATGAGCATGATTCGCATACCTGAAATCAAGGCTCTCTATCAGCTTTTCAAGCCGGGTCTTGCGCTTTCGATCGTGCTGACCGTGCTGCCGGCGCTTTTTTCGTCGACGGTCATGCCCGATATCGGCACCATTCTCGGCGCCATCATCGGCACGCTGCTTTCGGCGATGGCCGCCTTCGGCTACAATCAGATCGTCGAACAGCATCGCGACGCGAAGATGGAACGCACCCGACATCGCATCCTCGTTACGGGCCAGGCGAACCCCTATACCGTTTACATCGTCTCTTCAAGCCTTCTCGGCGGAGGATTACTGATCCTCGGTATGTATGCCGGTCCGCTTGCGATGGTTTTTTCGCTTCTTTCGTTTCTAATCTACGTTTTCGTTTATACGATCTGGCTGAAGCCTCGATCGACGACAAACACGCTCATAGGCGGCATCTCAGGCGCCGTCGGACCGCTCATCGGAGAATCGGCCGCAAAAGGCTACGTTACGGAGTACGGCTGGCTGCTCTTTCTCTTTCTCTTTCTGTGGCAGCCGCCGCATTTCTGGGCACTGGCCTGCTACCGAAAAGACGATTATGCTCGCGGCGGTTTCGCCATGCTTCCGGTAGTACGCGGCGTCCGCTATACGTCCATTCAGATGGTTCTCTATCAGCTGATGTTTACGGCTCTGATGATCGCCAGCTTTTATCCGCTCGGCTACACCGATCTTCCGTTCGCCCTGACGGCCGTGCCTTTCTCGGTCTTTGTTCTCGTTTATATGATCCGTTTCGTCAGATCACAGGACATGAAGCACGCCCGCACGGCCTTTTTTCTGACCATCTTTCACAATCTGATCTGGCATGCGGCGTTAACCTTCGAGCAGCTCTACCGCCACCTCTCCTGA
- the recN gene encoding DNA repair protein RecN: protein MLVELRIENFGIVENARFRPGQGLNTITGETGSGKSLLLQALQMALGARAATGFIRNGSSRALIEAEFDASFQKELLHLLAEHDIPVSDGLVTLRRELYLTGRPRSLVNGVNVTGPLLKSIGSGLVEIHGQHDHQRLLDPAHHLDFLDSYAGTEELRDRVMRMFQRLTEIRKRLRSVSMEEEEKQQRLDFLRFAIDEIEDLEPAEGEFEALTNEKALMQNSGRVFQDLAEAYNLLYEDDHAVLTGLEQVERLLDRHGELFVGNLSSSVEGRAGDSRDATRGSYEEKLSMIRQSVYQLEAVVEFLREQRQRLQFSPERLEDVEERLQAYRRLHKKYGGTTTLVLQKRDSFLRELASIEMSEEEAALLKSEMSATEADLQELAGELSIRRRSVIPSLEEKLSSELAGLGMPGARIQVSVSRECATDSEERFVVHEKGFDLIEFFFNANEGEALQPLRKIASGGELSRITLALKSVILDRQSPATMVFDEVDTGVGGEVAHTIGQRLKELSERSQVIVITHLHQIASLGRFHFRISKHSRNSRTYSRVERLSGEERLRELARMLGGSDPALMQHVRGLLSVAEP, encoded by the coding sequence ATGTTAGTTGAACTGCGCATCGAGAATTTCGGCATTGTCGAAAATGCACGTTTCCGGCCGGGGCAGGGCTTGAACACCATCACAGGTGAGACGGGCTCCGGTAAGTCGTTATTGCTACAGGCTCTACAGATGGCACTGGGGGCGCGGGCGGCCACGGGTTTCATCCGGAACGGCAGTTCGCGTGCCCTCATCGAGGCCGAGTTTGACGCTTCCTTTCAGAAAGAGCTGCTGCATCTTCTGGCCGAGCATGATATTCCCGTCTCCGATGGGCTTGTGACTCTCCGGCGAGAGCTTTATCTGACCGGACGTCCGCGCTCTCTTGTGAATGGCGTCAATGTTACCGGCCCGCTCCTGAAATCAATCGGCAGCGGCCTTGTCGAGATCCACGGGCAGCACGACCACCAGCGGCTGCTTGATCCGGCTCATCATCTCGATTTTCTCGATAGCTATGCCGGTACCGAGGAGCTGCGTGATCGCGTCATGCGTATGTTCCAGAGGCTAACCGAGATTCGCAAACGCCTGCGCTCAGTGTCTATGGAAGAAGAAGAGAAGCAGCAGAGGCTCGACTTCTTACGATTTGCAATAGACGAGATTGAAGACCTTGAACCCGCCGAAGGTGAGTTTGAGGCTCTTACAAACGAGAAGGCTCTGATGCAGAACTCCGGTCGTGTGTTCCAGGACCTGGCTGAGGCCTATAATCTACTCTATGAAGACGATCATGCCGTACTTACGGGATTAGAGCAGGTGGAGCGTCTGCTTGACAGGCATGGTGAGCTCTTTGTCGGCAACCTTTCTTCGTCTGTTGAGGGCCGGGCAGGCGACTCCAGAGATGCGACGAGAGGGTCTTATGAAGAAAAGTTGAGCATGATACGTCAGAGCGTCTATCAGCTGGAGGCCGTAGTCGAGTTCCTGCGTGAACAGCGTCAGAGGCTACAGTTTTCTCCGGAGCGTCTTGAGGATGTCGAAGAGCGATTGCAGGCCTACAGGCGCTTGCATAAGAAATATGGCGGAACGACGACGCTCGTGCTACAGAAGCGGGATTCCTTTCTGCGTGAGCTTGCTTCTATAGAGATGAGCGAAGAAGAGGCAGCGCTTCTGAAATCCGAGATGTCAGCCACCGAAGCCGATCTACAAGAACTCGCAGGAGAGCTGTCAATCCGGCGCCGATCCGTTATCCCCTCTCTTGAAGAGAAGCTATCATCTGAGCTGGCCGGCCTCGGCATGCCCGGGGCTCGCATCCAGGTCTCTGTTTCGCGAGAATGCGCCACCGATTCCGAGGAACGCTTTGTTGTGCACGAGAAGGGCTTTGATCTGATCGAATTCTTTTTTAATGCGAATGAAGGCGAGGCGTTGCAGCCGCTTAGAAAGATCGCGAGCGGGGGCGAGCTCTCGCGTATCACGCTGGCCTTAAAGAGCGTCATCCTGGATCGACAGTCGCCTGCAACGATGGTCTTTGATGAAGTCGATACAGGCGTCGGTGGCGAGGTCGCTCATACGATCGGCCAGCGGCTGAAAGAGCTTTCTGAGCGCAGTCAGGTGATCGTTATTACGCACCTGCATCAGATCGCCTCTCTGGGCCGGTTCCATTTTCGCATCTCGAAGCACAGTCGCAATTCCCGCACGTATTCTCGCGTGGAGCGGCTGAGCGGCGAGGAGCGGTTGCGTGAACTCGCCCGGATGCTTGGCGGTAGCGACCCCGCTCTCATGCAGCACGTGCGCGGGTTGCTCTCTGTCGCCGAGCCTTGA
- a CDS encoding COX15/CtaA family protein, with product MRPDLAKDRQKWLRFVRFSHILWILTLITMVLGPYVRAEDAGLACPDWPLCFGHVVPPYEYRVYLEFIHRVVAGFMGLVFLGWLFYLISVPSIRRTFIRPALLAFVLLAVQILLGGATITELLNPYVVKSHLLNAILYLAVLLYIWKKGRAIVSDAPAPMAVPPRWLQTVVLVAIFFQIFLGGRVSTNLVGEVCMEFPACYVQHVEVDGEVVAKTVYFPSMHDRPYEMHMSHRYMGYTLVILVALLASWSIGTILAARNGLLLALLLVQIALGAFNVKWSLPVPVTVMHSFTAIVLFMVAWLNLLEFRYHEHDSHT from the coding sequence ATGAGACCGGATCTCGCCAAAGACCGCCAGAAATGGCTTCGCTTCGTTCGCTTCAGTCACATCCTGTGGATCCTGACCCTGATCACGATGGTGCTCGGCCCTTATGTTCGCGCCGAAGACGCCGGCCTTGCCTGCCCTGACTGGCCGCTCTGCTTTGGCCATGTCGTTCCGCCGTACGAATACAGGGTTTATCTTGAATTCATTCACCGCGTCGTTGCCGGTTTCATGGGATTGGTTTTTCTCGGATGGCTCTTCTATTTGATCTCTGTACCGAGCATCCGCCGTACCTTTATCAGACCCGCTCTGCTGGCCTTTGTACTGCTTGCCGTACAGATCCTGCTCGGAGGCGCCACCATCACCGAGCTGCTCAATCCTTACGTCGTAAAATCCCATCTGCTTAACGCCATCCTCTATCTTGCCGTTCTTCTCTATATATGGAAGAAGGGACGGGCGATCGTGTCAGATGCGCCGGCACCGATGGCCGTGCCGCCCCGCTGGCTGCAAACGGTCGTGCTTGTCGCCATTTTCTTTCAGATCTTTCTCGGCGGACGGGTCAGCACCAACCTTGTCGGCGAGGTATGCATGGAGTTCCCGGCCTGCTACGTACAGCATGTGGAGGTCGACGGAGAGGTAGTGGCGAAAACCGTATATTTTCCGTCCATGCACGATCGCCCCTACGAGATGCATATGTCGCATCGTTATATGGGTTATACACTCGTCATCCTCGTCGCCCTGCTTGCATCGTGGAGCATCGGGACGATTCTCGCCGCGCGAAACGGCCTTCTTCTTGCGCTGCTGCTCGTTCAGATCGCTCTCGGCGCCTTCAACGTAAAATGGTCGTTACCCGTTCCCGTGACGGTTATGCATTCGTTCACCGCCATCGTGCTCTTTATGGTGGCCTGGTTGAACCTGCTTGAATTCCGGTATCATGAGCATGATTCGCATACCTGA
- the hisC gene encoding histidinol-phosphate transaminase — protein MAPDIRDFVVPHVRAMTGYVPGLQLNDRQILKLNTNENPFPLPPAALADLEAELHRNRLHLYPSPDSSALRERIGDLYGCGAESVFIGNGSDEILRLLFQIFLGPDDEAVVLDPSYSLYPVLAEMFQTSLQRIPLKEDWTADLDSMLLSSAKLAVITNPNAPTGMEVSRSDLLDFADRWNRPVLVDEAYTAFGTESVMRDAGRIAHLMVCSTFSKAYSLAGMRIGWLIAHPDLIREIDKLRDSYNLSALAQAAALAALKHLPVIEEHTAEICRVRDVFMQSLTNMGFDVLPSKANFVFAAPPSGEGRAVYDYLLDHNILVRHFSAERIKRFVRISIGTGESMRRVADLLAEGVRLSRF, from the coding sequence ATGGCTCCGGATATTCGAGATTTTGTCGTGCCCCATGTGCGCGCGATGACAGGCTATGTGCCGGGTTTGCAGCTGAACGACAGGCAGATCCTCAAGCTCAATACGAACGAAAACCCGTTTCCTCTTCCTCCGGCTGCATTAGCCGACCTCGAAGCGGAACTGCATCGCAACCGGCTGCATCTGTATCCGAGCCCCGATTCATCGGCTTTGCGAGAGCGTATCGGCGATCTGTATGGTTGCGGAGCCGAATCCGTATTCATAGGTAACGGGTCGGATGAGATTCTGCGATTGCTGTTTCAGATCTTTCTCGGCCCCGACGACGAAGCGGTCGTTCTTGATCCTTCTTACTCGCTTTATCCCGTGCTCGCTGAGATGTTTCAGACGTCCCTGCAACGTATTCCGCTGAAAGAGGACTGGACGGCCGATCTTGATTCGATGCTTCTGTCGAGTGCGAAGCTGGCCGTGATCACGAATCCAAACGCTCCGACGGGGATGGAGGTTAGCCGGAGCGATCTGCTCGATTTTGCAGACCGCTGGAACCGCCCCGTTCTCGTCGATGAGGCCTACACCGCCTTTGGAACGGAGAGCGTGATGCGCGACGCCGGCCGTATCGCCCATCTCATGGTATGCAGCACCTTCTCGAAGGCCTACAGCCTGGCCGGTATGCGCATCGGATGGTTGATCGCTCATCCCGATCTGATTCGCGAGATCGACAAGCTGCGCGATTCGTATAACCTTTCTGCGCTCGCCCAGGCAGCCGCTCTGGCCGCTCTGAAACATCTTCCCGTTATCGAAGAGCATACAGCCGAGATCTGTCGGGTGCGCGATGTCTTCATGCAGTCGCTAACGAATATGGGCTTTGACGTTCTGCCGTCGAAGGCGAACTTCGTCTTTGCCGCTCCTCCGTCAGGGGAGGGCAGAGCCGTGTACGACTACCTGCTCGATCATAACATTCTCGTGCGTCATTTCTCGGCGGAGCGTATCAAACGTTTTGTGCGCATCTCCATCGGCACAGGCGAAAGCATGCGTCGCGTCGCCGATCTGCTGGCCGAAGGCGTACGTCTGTCGCGGTTCTGA